One window of the Ictidomys tridecemlineatus isolate mIctTri1 unplaced genomic scaffold, mIctTri1.hap1 Scaffold_163, whole genome shotgun sequence genome contains the following:
- the LOC144372793 gene encoding transport and Golgi organization protein 1 homolog isoform X2, which translates to MEALLPLSCPYTMDSVPATVPSVTAFPGDPELLGPLSVLYAALIAKLLELFTTLPDDTQPGPDFYGLPWKPVVFTVFFGIVSFVIFFWRTVLVVKDRVYQVNEQQISKKVNNFIKENEELMQKLSNYEQKVKESKKQVQETMKQKMILSDETTKYKDKMKLLEKANELLDERAKSLHVMLESEKEQKAKNQDLIMENKKTIEKLKDVISVNTSELSEVKLPTLANGY; encoded by the exons atgGAAGCGTTGCTTCCGCTCAGctgtccctacaccatggactcagtacctgccactgtgccttctgtcactgctTTCCCGGGGGACCcggagctcctgggacccctgtcggtGCTCTATGCAGCCCTCATTGCCAAGCTACTGGAG ctgtttactacattgcctgatgatacgcaacctgggcctgatttttatggactaccatggaagcctgtagttttcactgttttctttgggattgtatcctttgtcattttcttttggagaactgttcttgtt gtaaaagatagagtatatcaag tcaatgaacagcaaatttccaaaaaggtgaacaatttcataaaagaaaatgaagaactaatgcagaaattgtcaaattatgaacagaag gtgaaggaatcaaagaaacaggttcaagaaaccatgaaacaaaaaatgattctttctgatgaaacAACTAAATAcaag gataaaatgaagcttcttgaaaaagctaatgaacttctggatgagagagctaaaagtcttcatgttatgttagaatctgagaaagaacagaaagctaagaatcaggacttg ataatggaaaataagaaaactatagagaagcttaaagatgtcatttcagtgaatacttctgaactttcagaggtaaagctgccaactcttgctaacggatattaa
- the LOC144372793 gene encoding transport and Golgi organization protein 1 homolog isoform X1, with translation MTRFTCIGRKAPAVEEGKVHSQYPPPALGPTEVGNGERGSCAVLHGSVASAQLSLHHGLSTCHCAFCHCFPGGPGAPGTPLFTTLPDDTQPGPDFYGLPWKPVVFTVFFGIVSFVIFFWRTVLVVKDRVYQVNEQQISKKVNNFIKENEELMQKLSNYEQKVKESKKQVQETMKQKMILSDETTKYKDKMKLLEKANELLDERAKSLHVMLESEKEQKAKNQDLIMENKKTIEKLKDVISVNTSELSEVKLPTLANGY, from the exons atgacgCGTTTTACTTGCATTGGGCGGAAAGCGCCTGcggtggaggaaggcaaagttcactcccagtacccgccccctgcgctgggtcctaccgaagtaggaaacggtgaaagagggtcctgtgctgttctgcatgGAAGCGTTGCTTCCGCTCAGctgtccctacaccatggactcagtacctgccactgtgccttctgtcactgctTTCCCGGGGGACCcggagctcctgggacccct ctgtttactacattgcctgatgatacgcaacctgggcctgatttttatggactaccatggaagcctgtagttttcactgttttctttgggattgtatcctttgtcattttcttttggagaactgttcttgtt gtaaaagatagagtatatcaag tcaatgaacagcaaatttccaaaaaggtgaacaatttcataaaagaaaatgaagaactaatgcagaaattgtcaaattatgaacagaag gtgaaggaatcaaagaaacaggttcaagaaaccatgaaacaaaaaatgattctttctgatgaaacAACTAAATAcaag gataaaatgaagcttcttgaaaaagctaatgaacttctggatgagagagctaaaagtcttcatgttatgttagaatctgagaaagaacagaaagctaagaatcaggacttg ataatggaaaataagaaaactatagagaagcttaaagatgtcatttcagtgaatacttctgaactttcagaggtaaagctgccaactcttgctaacggatattaa
- the LOC144372792 gene encoding transport and Golgi organization protein 1 homolog: MLKKKKEQLQQEVKDWSTSHTELSEQMKSFEKSQKDLQVTLSLKDDTINALTNYITQLNRLQCESESEDQSRDESDELTNGELAGDRNEKIKDQIKQMMDVSRTQTTISVVEEDLKLLQLKQSALMSTICNLEDQIKKLESDCNSLRSSKAELEEECKTLRQKVEILNELYQQNEMALQKKLSHEEYERLEKEQRLSAADETVVSAVQEVKNYKRRIEELEEELQKTEHSFKNQIAVQEKKAHDNWLKARSAERAIAEEKREAANLRQKLLEMTQKMAMQQDEPMIVKPMPGRPNLQNPPLRGPLNHNGSFGPSPVSGRECSPPLTAEPAGRPPSATLNRKDMPRNGFDPGCGPAHMNSSSRSSSPAKVTNEGKQTVPQEPETPSVSTITSLTEHPVGVHMAMKGPPPFSGVPFMGPPMGPPMGWPPPPPIQYGPPLQLGGPFGPRPIPPPFGPGIRPPIGFREYAPGVSPGKRDLPFDPRDFFPGPAPAPFRPLGSFGPREYFISGAPLPPPTHGPQDYGPPPAAKDLMPSGFKDEAPPTPDSQSSEGCSQALKQGL, translated from the exons atgcttaagaagaagaaagagcag ttgcagcaggaagtgaaagactggagtacatcacacactgagctcagtgaacaaatgaaatcatttgagaagtcacagaaagatttacaagtaacGCTTAGTCTtaaagatgatactattaat gctctAACTAATTACATCACACAGTTGAATCGGTtacaatgtgaatctgaatctgaggatcaaagtcgagatgagtcagatgaattaaccaatggagagttagcag gtgatcggaacgagaagatcaaagatcaaattaagcagatgatggatgtctctcgg acacaaactacaatatcagtagttgaagaggatctaaaacttttacaacttaagcaaAGCGCCTTGATGTCCACAAtatgtaatctagaag accaaataaagaaattagaaagtgactgcaattcactacggtcttctaaagctgaactggaagaggaatgcaaaactcttaggcagaaagtggagattttaaatgaactctaccagcaaaatgagatggcactacaaaa gaaactaagccacgaagaatatgagagactagaaaaagagcagcggctgtcagctgcagatgaaacggtggtttccgctgtacaggaagttaaaaattacaa gcggagaattgaagaactggaagaagaaCTACAGAAAACCGAGCACTcatttaaaaaccag attgctgtgcaggagaagaaagctcatgataattgg ctcaaagctcgttctgcagaaagagctatagctgaagagaaaagggaagctgctaatttgagacagaa actattggaaatgacccaaaagatggCAATGCAGCAAGATGAACCCATGATTGTAAAACCTATGCCGGGAAGACCaaatttacaaaatcctcctctgagag gtccactgaaccataatggctcttttggtccatcccccGTGAGTGGTAgagaatgttcccctccactgacagcagagccagctggaagacctccttctgctactcttaatcGAAAAGATATGCCCAGAaacggatttg acccaggatgtggtccagctcacatgaacagcagctccagaagttcttctccagctaaggtgacgaatgagggcaag caaactgttccccaagaacctgagaccccctcagtctccaccattacttctttgactgagcatccagttgga gtgcatatggctatgaaagggccccctcctttctcaggggtacccttcatgggCCCCCCCATGGGACCCCCAATGGgatggcctccaccacctcccattcagtatggaccgccacttcagctcggtgggccttttgggcctcggccaattcctccaccatttg gtcctggtattcgtccaccaataggcttcagagaatatgcaccaggtgtttCACCTGGAAAAcgggatttgccttttgaccctcgtgatttttttccaggacctgcaccagcaccatttagacctttaggctcttttggcccaagagagtacttcatttctggtgccccattaccacctccaactcatggtccccaagactatgggccaccacctgctgcaaaagacttaatgccttcaggctttaaagatgaagcTCCACCTACACCTGATTCTCAGAGTAGTGAGGGatgttcacaggccttaaaacAGGGCCTgtaa